The Triticum urartu cultivar G1812 chromosome 5, Tu2.1, whole genome shotgun sequence genome contains the following window.
CAAGCATGTAGATTATCTACCTGCATATAGATGGAGATAAGTGAGTGCATGAGCAATATCAATCGCAATTTCTAGGCGTTGATTAAAATCCAGGGTTCTGCCATGTTGGCCTGCAGAATGAACAAATACATATAAGTATATAACAGTTGAGGCTTAACCAAACAGCAAGGGCAGGAAATGCTATTTACCATCGAGATGTTCTCTCAAAGTGCCATTTGGAACATACTCAGTGATAATAATCCGCTCATTTCCTTTATCAGTATAACCCAGTAATCTCACCAAATTCCGGTGGTCAATCTTAGCAAGCAGTTCTACTTCATTGCTGAACTCATCACTGGGACCCGCAAACTGATCCTGTAATAAATAATAGAACCAATTATGCGTCGCTAGCAGAGAACCAAAGAACTAAAATCAGAGTTTCCACCTGAAGAAGTGCTCCTAGTAACTGTATAAGTTGTGCCACATCTCATCCAAAAGAAAATCTTAATTGAGCAAATATAATGAACACATACGCAACCAAGACAGTTTGATAAGTATCAATAATAACAGCAAAAGATAAGAAACAATAGCATGTCACTACCTTTTTAGCTCTCTTGACTGCAACAACCTGGCCATCTGACAATACAGCCCTGTAGACAGTCCCAAATCCTCCTTCACCCAATTTAAATGAATGTGAGAAATTCTGAGTCGCCCTGAGAATCTGCTGGACACTTAAGTCAACAGATCCAACTCGAGCAATATGTGGAGACGGTGCGAATCTAGATGGGCTTGGAGGTATTCGATGTGGAGTTGGTGGGATCTTCTCGGATGATGTGCTTACGTCGAAGGATGAAAGAGAATCAACTGTAAAGAAACATTTGATTGTTTAGAGAAGAATGCAACAAAGGTTAACAGTGGACCGCAATGGACACTGTCATAAAACATTGATCCTACAAACCATTTAACAGTCGGAGGCGCATTTCAGAACTGAGATAGTTCACGCAATATGAAAGTATTCAAATGCTTCCCAAAGTGGTTAGCTATAAATTTGCAAATACTCTGTTGTGATTCTTCCAGGGAACATTTTAGTCCAAATAAAACTATACATTGCTTATTGATTTTCATATCGGATAGATGGATATAGATTAATATGGTCAACCTACGTGAAAAATGCAGCGCATTAACTCTGTCAATGATCTGTGTGCAATGAGATGAAAGGACATCTAAACTGAGCCAGTAAGATGAGCACCGCATGAGAAGAGCTATATAATATTGAACCAACATTACGCAATGGAAGATTATTAAACTTGACATAGGTATAACATTTTATAATCTCAACAGAAATCATTTCCTCATAAGTTCACACAGCGGGTGTGGAAATGGTATGGCTGACCTACTACGGAAATGGACACTGTAGTTAGGAGAAGCTGGGCTGGTATCTAACAGGTAGATAAAAAGTTTGCAAATGCATACAACTGTGAATCAACTTTTGATAAGCCTAGTATCATAGCTGAACATTAATTTCCACACCTTAACTCCAGCAGATATTAAAGTTGATGGTCTGTTTGCCATCTTACTTCCTCTTCACTGAACCTAAGTTGCTGGCATGTGGGGTCATCTGCTCACACTCTCCACTATCTTGTGTCATTGTGTGGGCTCTCTTTTTACGCGTTATGATCAGGTTTACGGTATTCTATTTGTGCATTGCCACTTTTTCTGAAGTTCAATCTTTTTTTTCACCAGTTTTGTATGAATATAGACGTTTCACATGATTATACTAACATCACTTTTGTAGCAACACACAGGCGTCCAACTAATAACTAAAAAAATGTGTGATTTGAGGGTGGTGGTGTGAACATCACCCAATATCAACATCTTTGTAACCAAACTCTCATGCATGCATTATTATTGACCAAGCATACCCAGTATAGTGCTTGAACAAGATAGACTTTTTTAAAACGATTATCCCAAATTAGCCTACTCCAATTTGAGTCCATACAACTACTAGTATTTTGGTGTATTTACTTTTGATCCCACTACAAGGATGACAGCAAGAATTGGCTTTTCCCAAATATTAACGGACAATAACACATTTGTTGCAAAAGGAAAAAGGACAATAACACATGATGTATTGACTCACCAGCATTGCGCTGAATGGATGTAGTATTGTGTCTTCTTCCTTCTTTTCTTTCGGCATGAAAACATGGGAGCATGAGACCACAGCATATGAGAAGCACACCTGGCACAGCCAACAGAGGATCCTCTTTTTCAGAAGAATCATTGGCATCATGTTTATTTTCGTGTAGACCCATGTTCCTACATGGGTCATCTTCAGCTTTTGCGCCATTCTCTGACGACTGCTTCAAAAGCCTCCTTGGTATGTTTGGAGTTGAAGTTACTACATTTCATAACAAAGCATGTGTGTAAACAGAACTTAGAAAATATACAAGTAACTAGAATACCTACGAGGAATTAGGTAACGATTTATTTACAGAGGAAATAGGCACTCATTCGAGCTGAAGATGACAAGAATCTGAGTGGTGGGTCTGTACACCCACGGCTCACATTAACGGATATAGTCAGTTTATGGCATAGAATAGAAGTGGCATTCCCATAGAACCGACGTCTACACCAAAACTAAAGAATAATAGTAGGATGCATGAATGCTAGTGTTACACGAAGTACCAACAACAGCTTCAATCAGTACAATTCATGTGTTGTAAACCGAATCAGtcagtacaatgcatgtgttGTAAACAGAATCATACCTCAAAATTCAGATATATGGTACTTAGGTTGTGTTTGGTATTGTAGTGCATTATGATAATCCTATTTGTCTTGACCAGCTTTTGCCAATTTTATCATTTGTATAACCTGTTTTCCCCTATTGCTGTGCCAATCTTTTCATACTTGATGGTAAATTTATAATATAGGCTCAGCACAGCACAATCCAGCAACCGCAATCAAGCATTTTAAGTCGAATATAAAACAGATTCAGGTACAGCAACTAATATTTGGCTAGACTTGACCAGTCACTTTGTCCATTTTCAGTTCAAAAAGCCACTTTGTTCATTACTACTCGGTGCATGCCAGGACATGCACCgggtcatcaaatgaccaaagtTCCATATATACTTTGCCAATTCAAGCTCTTATACAAACATAAACATATCGAACAAACTGCGGCAAACTGCGGACACAGCTGAAGCTAGAAACCTAGAAGCCACTCACCATAGCTCGATTGACTCCCATCATCGCCACAGTAGCGCATCCACGCACTCCTCCAAGATTGCGACCGCTCATCGCAGCTGAGGCAACCACTCCCAAAGTAGGACCGGAGCCTGTCGCAGCCTTGAGCACGGTCCTTCACCAAAACCCCATTGATGGACAGGTTTTGACGGCCATCAGAGGTC
Protein-coding sequences here:
- the LOC125508911 gene encoding calmodulin-binding receptor-like cytoplasmic kinase 3, producing MLVNFTVQFVVPMSPLVHLLALLFLLCSSLALASGSEPTLSWACGDEQASILETSDGRQNLSINGVLVKDRAQGCDRLRSYFGSGCLSCDERSQSWRSAWMRYCGDDGSQSSYVTSTPNIPRRLLKQSSENGAKAEDDPCRNMGLHENKHDANDSSEKEDPLLAVPGVLLICCGLMLPCFHAERKEGRRHNTTSIQRNAVDSLSSFDVSTSSEKIPPTPHRIPPSPSRFAPSPHIARVGSVDLSVQQILRATQNFSHSFKLGEGGFGTVYRAVLSDGQVVAVKRAKKDQFAGPSDEFSNEVELLAKIDHRNLVRLLGYTDKGNERIIITEYVPNGTLREHLDGQHGRTLDFNQRLEIAIDIAHALTYLHLYAEKTIIHRDVKSSNILLTDSYRAKVSDFGFARSGPSDTEKTHISTKVKGTAGYLDPEYLRTYQLTPKSDVFSFGILLVEIISARRPVELKRAAEERITIRWTFKKFNEGNMREILDPLLEDRVDEEVLEKLLSLAFQCAAPTREDRPTMKEVGEQLWEIRKEYGKSVRRA